In a genomic window of Pseudoxanthomonas indica:
- a CDS encoding amino acid permease, with protein sequence MFGQLWATKHPHASHADADGLSLHRTLGPWGLTALGIGAVIGGGIFVITGQAAANHAGPAIMLSFVLAAICCTFCALAYAEFAAMVPVSGSAYTYTYATLGELAAWFIGWMLVLEYGVSASAVAVSWTGYFLSLLDHFGIHLPSSLVSAPLDAQLKPTGAIANLPAAGIVLLLTWLCYVGIRKSSAMNMAMVVLKTGLIILVIFAGWKYVDPANWQPFIPANEGPGKYGFEGVLRGAALVFFAYIGFEAVSVAAQESHKPQRDLPIGMLLSLAICTVLYIAMAAVMTGLVPFNLLGTDEPVVTAVAAHPQLAWLRVVVEVGALIGLSSVVLVMIIGQPRIFMIMARDGLLPPVFTKIHPEYRTPHINTVITGIGIAILAALFPLDVLGELTSMGTLIAFAAVCAGVLILRRTQPDLPRPFRIPFAWGICLAGIFCCLALLSTMTAHNWFLMVVWTAVGFAVYFLYGHKHSKMRRQA encoded by the coding sequence ATGTTCGGACAACTCTGGGCCACCAAACACCCTCACGCCAGCCACGCCGATGCCGACGGCCTGAGCCTGCACCGCACCCTCGGCCCCTGGGGCCTTACCGCCCTCGGCATCGGCGCGGTGATCGGCGGCGGCATCTTCGTGATCACCGGCCAGGCCGCGGCCAACCATGCCGGCCCGGCAATCATGCTGTCGTTCGTGCTGGCCGCCATCTGCTGCACTTTCTGCGCATTGGCCTACGCCGAGTTCGCGGCGATGGTGCCGGTCTCCGGCAGCGCCTACACCTACACCTACGCCACCCTGGGCGAACTGGCGGCCTGGTTCATCGGCTGGATGCTGGTACTCGAATACGGCGTCTCCGCTTCCGCGGTGGCGGTGAGCTGGACCGGCTACTTCCTCAGCCTGCTGGATCATTTCGGCATCCACCTGCCCTCGTCGCTGGTCAGCGCGCCGCTGGATGCACAGCTCAAGCCCACCGGCGCGATCGCCAACCTGCCCGCCGCCGGCATCGTGCTACTGCTGACCTGGCTGTGCTACGTCGGCATCCGCAAGTCATCGGCCATGAACATGGCGATGGTGGTGCTCAAGACCGGCCTGATCATCCTGGTGATCTTCGCTGGCTGGAAGTACGTGGACCCGGCCAACTGGCAGCCCTTCATCCCGGCCAACGAAGGCCCCGGCAAGTACGGCTTCGAAGGCGTGCTGCGTGGCGCGGCGTTGGTGTTCTTCGCCTACATCGGCTTTGAAGCCGTGTCGGTGGCGGCGCAGGAATCGCACAAGCCGCAGCGCGACCTGCCGATCGGCATGCTGCTGTCGCTGGCCATCTGCACCGTGCTCTACATCGCCATGGCGGCCGTGATGACCGGCCTGGTGCCGTTCAACCTGCTGGGCACCGACGAGCCGGTGGTCACCGCCGTGGCCGCACACCCACAACTGGCCTGGCTGCGCGTGGTGGTGGAAGTCGGCGCACTGATTGGTTTGTCGTCGGTGGTGCTGGTGATGATCATCGGCCAACCGCGCATCTTCATGATCATGGCCCGCGACGGCCTGCTGCCGCCGGTGTTCACCAAAATCCATCCCGAATACCGCACCCCGCACATCAACACCGTCATCACCGGCATCGGCATCGCCATCCTGGCCGCCCTGTTCCCACTGGACGTGTTGGGCGAACTGACCTCGATGGGCACCCTGATCGCCTTCGCCGCCGTCTGCGCCGGCGTGCTCATCCTGCGCCGCACCCAGCCCGACCTGCCGCGCCCCTTCCGCATTCCCTTCGCCTGGGGCATCTGCCTGGCCGGCATCTTCTGCTGCCTCGCCCTGCTCTCGACGATGACCGCGCACAACTGGTTCCTGATGGTGGTGTGGACCGCCGTCGGCTTTGCGGTGTATTTCCTCTACGGCCACAAGCACAGCAAGATGCGGCGCCAAGCCTAA
- a CDS encoding amino acid permease, which yields MLKSLFRVKPVEPAGHVDAGEPVEGSLEGEATLKRTLTGRQLILLGIGAVIGAGIFVLSGHAAAEHAGPAVVLSFIIAGFACALAGLCYAEFSAMLPVSGSAYSYSYATLGEFVAWFIGWNLVLEYLFASSTVAVGWSGYLNSFLATFGMGLPESLAAAPLNVVNGAVVYTGGLINLPAVAIIAAISGLCYVGITQSAFVNSIIVAIKVTVIVLFVAFAAKYVNAQNWVPFIPERVVDANGLGHYGWEGVVRGAATVFFAYIGFDAVSTAAGEAKNPQRDMPMGILGSLVICTIIYIIVALVLTGLLPYPQLSTPKPVATALEAYPALGWLKHIVEIGAIAGLSSVILVMLMGQPRIFYSMAKDGLLPKFFAKVHPKFQTPYVGTVVVGVFAALLAGFLPIGLLGDLVSMGTLLAFATVCVGVLVLRYKRPDLPRPFRVRFVWLVCPLGAITCLYLFWQPFSEHWHLMTGWTAIGLVIYFVYGYRNSRLAKRA from the coding sequence ATGCTCAAATCTCTTTTCAGGGTCAAGCCGGTGGAGCCGGCCGGCCACGTGGATGCTGGTGAACCGGTCGAAGGCAGCCTGGAAGGCGAAGCCACCCTGAAACGGACGTTGACCGGCAGGCAATTGATCCTGCTGGGCATCGGCGCCGTCATCGGCGCGGGTATTTTCGTTCTCTCCGGCCACGCTGCCGCCGAACACGCCGGCCCGGCCGTGGTCCTGAGCTTCATCATCGCCGGCTTCGCCTGCGCCCTGGCGGGCCTGTGCTACGCCGAGTTCTCGGCGATGCTGCCGGTCTCGGGCAGCGCCTACTCCTATTCCTATGCCACCCTCGGCGAGTTCGTCGCCTGGTTCATTGGCTGGAACCTGGTGCTCGAATATCTGTTCGCCTCGTCCACTGTCGCAGTGGGCTGGTCGGGCTATCTCAACAGTTTCCTCGCCACCTTCGGCATGGGCCTGCCCGAATCGCTGGCGGCGGCGCCGCTGAACGTGGTCAATGGCGCGGTGGTCTACACCGGCGGACTGATCAACCTGCCGGCGGTGGCCATCATCGCGGCCATCAGCGGCCTGTGCTACGTCGGCATCACCCAGTCGGCCTTCGTCAACTCGATCATCGTGGCCATCAAGGTCACCGTCATCGTGTTGTTCGTGGCCTTCGCCGCCAAGTACGTCAACGCGCAGAACTGGGTGCCGTTCATCCCGGAACGCGTGGTCGATGCCAACGGCCTGGGCCACTACGGCTGGGAAGGCGTGGTCCGCGGCGCGGCCACGGTGTTCTTCGCCTACATCGGCTTCGATGCGGTCTCCACCGCCGCCGGCGAGGCCAAGAATCCGCAACGCGACATGCCGATGGGCATCCTCGGTTCGCTGGTGATCTGCACCATCATCTACATCATCGTCGCCCTGGTGCTGACCGGCCTGCTGCCGTATCCGCAACTGAGCACGCCCAAGCCGGTGGCGACCGCGCTGGAAGCCTATCCCGCCCTGGGCTGGCTCAAGCACATCGTCGAGATTGGCGCCATCGCCGGCCTGAGCTCGGTGATCCTGGTCATGCTGATGGGCCAGCCGCGCATCTTCTACTCGATGGCAAAAGACGGCCTGCTGCCGAAGTTCTTCGCCAAGGTCCATCCGAAGTTCCAGACCCCGTATGTGGGCACGGTCGTGGTCGGCGTGTTCGCCGCGCTGCTGGCCGGCTTCCTGCCGATTGGCCTGCTTGGCGACCTGGTGTCGATGGGCACGCTGCTGGCCTTCGCCACCGTCTGCGTCGGCGTGCTGGTGCTGCGCTACAAGCGCCCCGACCTGCCGCGTCCGTTCCGCGTTCGCTTTGTCTGGCTGGTCTGCCCGCTCGGCGCGATCACCTGCCTGTACCTGTTCTGGCAGCCGTTCTCCGAGCATTGGCATCTGATGACCGGCTGGACCGCGATCGGCCTGGTGATCTACTTCGTCTACGGCTATCGCAACAGCCGCCTCGCCAAGCGAGCATGA
- a CDS encoding NUDIX hydrolase has protein sequence MSPRESPLLEQLQAYRQRWPEEAATVDEFETLLGDPHDPFVRDRLAGHFTGGVWLVSADGARILMTHHRKLQRWLQLGGHADGDTDMAQVALKEAEEESGLTDLRVEADAIFDLDRHWIPERKDVPGHWHYDVRYVVRAQGSEAFVVSEESLDLAWREIAPMAQDPDESMSRMARKWLARRERVGTEVPPPHGGTR, from the coding sequence ATGAGCCCGCGCGAATCCCCATTGTTGGAACAATTGCAGGCCTATCGGCAGCGCTGGCCGGAGGAGGCGGCGACGGTCGATGAGTTCGAAACCCTGCTGGGGGATCCGCACGACCCGTTCGTCCGCGATCGGCTGGCTGGCCATTTCACCGGCGGAGTCTGGCTGGTGAGCGCCGACGGCGCACGCATCCTGATGACCCACCACCGCAAACTGCAGCGCTGGCTGCAACTGGGCGGGCATGCCGATGGCGATACCGACATGGCGCAGGTGGCGTTGAAGGAAGCCGAAGAGGAATCCGGCCTGACCGATTTACGGGTGGAGGCGGACGCGATATTCGACCTGGACCGCCACTGGATTCCCGAACGCAAGGACGTTCCCGGCCACTGGCATTACGACGTGCGCTATGTGGTGCGGGCCCAAGGCAGCGAAGCGTTCGTGGTCAGCGAGGAATCGCTGGACCTGGCCTGGCGCGAGATCGCGCCGATGGCGCAGGATCCGGATGAGTCGATGAGCCGGATGGCCAGGAAGTGGTTGGCGCGCAGAGAGAGAGTCGGCACTGAAGTGCCTCCCCCTCACGGCGGAACGCGCTGA
- a CDS encoding HAD family hydrolase, with protein MPRAQTAFLFDLDGTLVDSVYQHVLAWKEALDREGVDLSVWRIHRKIGMSGGLFTHILLRETGIDITEERLARLRQWHAEAYKRNSALQPIKPLPGARELLDFLTDSGIPWAIATSGRMETAAHNLEVLGVDPAKVPVITRDLVRHAKPDPDLFLAAADALGVDIHQSLVLGDSIWDMLAAQRARALGVGLLSGGYGQEELERSGAFRVYEDPADLLRHIDEVVARS; from the coding sequence ATGCCCCGCGCCCAGACGGCGTTCCTGTTTGATCTCGATGGCACCCTGGTCGACAGCGTCTACCAGCATGTGTTGGCCTGGAAGGAAGCGCTGGATCGCGAAGGCGTGGACTTGTCGGTCTGGCGCATCCACCGCAAGATCGGCATGAGCGGGGGCTTGTTCACCCACATCCTGCTGCGCGAAACCGGCATCGACATCACCGAGGAACGGCTGGCGCGACTGCGCCAGTGGCATGCCGAGGCGTACAAACGCAATTCGGCGCTGCAGCCGATCAAGCCGCTGCCCGGCGCGCGCGAACTGCTCGATTTCCTGACCGACAGCGGCATCCCCTGGGCGATCGCCACCAGCGGCCGCATGGAGACCGCTGCGCACAATCTGGAAGTGCTTGGCGTCGATCCGGCCAAGGTGCCGGTGATCACCCGCGACCTCGTGCGCCATGCCAAGCCGGATCCGGATCTGTTCCTGGCGGCGGCCGACGCGCTGGGCGTGGATATCCACCAGTCGCTGGTGCTCGGCGACAGCATCTGGGACATGCTCGCCGCCCAGCGCGCGCGTGCCTTGGGGGTGGGCCTGCTGTCCGGTGGTTACGGGCAGGAAGAACTGGAGCGCAGCGGTGCATTCCGGGTCTATGAGGATCCCGCCGACCTGCTGCGCCATATCGACGAGGTCGTGGCGCGTAGTTGA
- the serA gene encoding phosphoglycerate dehydrogenase, translating to MSTKKTSYPKQDIRVLLLEGVSQTAVDTFRAAGYSQIEFHEKSLPEEELKRRIAEAHIIGIRSRSHLSADVLAQARRLIAVGCFCIGTNQVDLDAAELAGIPVFNAPYSNTRSVAELVIAQAIMLMRGIPQKNAECHRGGWSKSAAGSHEARGKTLGIIGYGHIGTQVGVLAEAIGMQVIFHDIETKLSLGNARSATSLQDLLERSDVVTLHVPETASTQGMFGSEQIHAMKRGGHLINASRGTVVDIDALAGALRSGQVGGAAVDVFPVEPKGNADPFESPLRGIDNVILTPHVGGSTLEAQDNIGVEVAAKLVRYSDNGSTLSAVNFPEVTLPGHDGSRRILHIHRNVPGVLSQINEIFSRLGLNIDGQFLRTDAKVGYVVIDVTASEEQGAELREALSNIPGTLRTRILF from the coding sequence ATGTCGACCAAGAAGACCTCGTACCCCAAGCAGGACATCCGCGTACTGTTGCTCGAAGGGGTCAGCCAGACGGCTGTGGACACCTTCCGCGCGGCGGGTTACTCGCAGATCGAATTCCATGAGAAGTCGCTGCCGGAAGAAGAGCTGAAAAGGCGCATCGCCGAAGCCCACATCATCGGCATCCGTTCGCGCAGCCACCTCAGCGCCGACGTGCTGGCGCAGGCGCGCCGCCTGATTGCGGTGGGTTGCTTCTGCATCGGCACCAACCAGGTGGATCTGGACGCGGCCGAACTGGCCGGCATCCCGGTCTTCAACGCCCCCTATTCCAACACCCGCAGCGTGGCCGAACTGGTCATCGCCCAGGCGATCATGCTGATGCGCGGCATTCCGCAGAAGAATGCCGAATGCCATCGCGGCGGCTGGTCCAAGTCGGCCGCCGGCAGCCATGAGGCGCGCGGCAAGACCCTGGGCATCATCGGTTACGGCCATATCGGCACCCAGGTGGGCGTATTGGCCGAAGCGATCGGCATGCAGGTGATCTTCCACGACATCGAAACCAAGCTCTCGCTGGGCAATGCGCGTTCGGCCACCAGCCTGCAGGACCTGCTGGAACGCAGCGACGTGGTGACCCTGCACGTGCCGGAAACCGCCTCCACCCAGGGCATGTTCGGCAGCGAGCAGATCCACGCCATGAAGCGCGGCGGCCACCTGATCAACGCCTCGCGCGGCACCGTGGTCGATATCGACGCGCTGGCCGGTGCGCTGCGCTCGGGCCAGGTCGGCGGCGCGGCGGTCGACGTGTTCCCGGTCGAGCCCAAGGGCAACGCCGATCCCTTCGAGTCGCCGCTGCGCGGCATCGACAACGTGATCCTCACCCCGCACGTGGGCGGCAGCACGCTGGAAGCGCAGGACAACATCGGCGTGGAAGTGGCGGCCAAGCTGGTGCGCTACAGCGACAATGGCTCGACCCTGTCGGCGGTCAACTTCCCCGAGGTCACCCTGCCCGGCCACGACGGCAGCCGCCGCATCCTGCACATCCATCGCAATGTGCCGGGCGTGCTGTCGCAGATCAATGAAATCTTCAGCCGCCTGGGATTGAACATCGACGGCCAGTTCCTGCGCACGGATGCCAAGGTCGGCTATGTGGTGATTGACGTGACCGCTTCGGAAGAACAGGGCGCCGAGCTGCGCGAAGCCTTGTCCAACATCCCGGGCACGCTGCGCACCCGCATCCTGTTTTGA